A genomic segment from Nodularia sphaerocarpa UHCC 0038 encodes:
- the atpD gene encoding F0F1 ATP synthase subunit beta has product MVTTAEKTNIGYITQIIGPVVDVKFAGGKLPQIYNALTIKGTNEAGQEIKLTVEVQQLLGDNQVRTVAMSTTDGLIRGLEVVDTGAPISVPVGKVTLGRIFNVLGEPVDNRGPVNAEQTLPIHRPSPKFTDLETKPSVFETGIKVVDLLTPYRRGGKIGLFGGAGVGKTVIMMELINNIATQHGGVSVFAGVGERTREGNDLYNEMMESGVINKDNLNESKIALVYGQMNEPPGARMRVGLSGLTMAEYFRDVSKQDVLLFVDNIFRFVQAGSEVSALLGRMPSAVGYQPTLGTDVGALQERITSTTEGSITSIQAVYVPADDLTDPAPATTFAHLDGTTVLSRGLASKGIYPAVDPLDSTSTMLQPEIVGDDHYNTARAVQSTLQRYKELQDIIAILGLDELSEEDRLIVARARKVERFLSQPFFVAEVFTGSPGKYVKLEDTIKGFKMILSGELDALPEQAFYLVGDINEAIAKGEKLKG; this is encoded by the coding sequence ATGGTAACAACAGCAGAAAAAACCAACATTGGCTACATCACCCAAATCATTGGTCCAGTTGTAGACGTTAAATTTGCCGGTGGAAAACTACCCCAAATCTACAACGCCTTAACTATCAAAGGTACCAACGAAGCCGGACAAGAAATCAAACTCACCGTTGAAGTACAGCAGTTGCTGGGTGACAACCAAGTGCGAACTGTGGCGATGAGTACCACTGACGGCTTAATCCGTGGTCTGGAAGTTGTTGATACAGGCGCTCCCATCAGTGTCCCAGTTGGTAAAGTTACCTTGGGACGGATTTTCAACGTTCTAGGCGAACCCGTAGATAATCGCGGCCCTGTGAATGCGGAACAAACCTTACCCATTCACCGCCCTTCTCCTAAATTCACTGACCTGGAAACCAAACCTTCAGTGTTTGAAACTGGGATTAAAGTTGTTGACCTTCTCACCCCCTATCGACGCGGTGGTAAAATTGGTCTGTTCGGCGGTGCTGGTGTTGGTAAAACCGTCATCATGATGGAATTGATTAACAACATCGCTACACAACACGGTGGCGTGTCTGTGTTTGCTGGCGTGGGTGAGCGCACTCGCGAGGGTAATGACCTCTACAACGAAATGATGGAATCTGGGGTAATTAATAAAGATAACCTCAACGAATCCAAAATTGCCCTGGTTTATGGTCAAATGAACGAGCCACCCGGAGCCAGAATGCGGGTTGGTCTGTCAGGCTTGACTATGGCTGAATACTTCCGTGATGTAAGTAAGCAGGACGTATTGCTGTTTGTTGACAACATCTTCCGGTTTGTCCAAGCAGGTTCTGAAGTATCAGCGCTATTGGGTCGGATGCCTTCTGCGGTAGGATATCAGCCTACACTAGGAACCGACGTGGGTGCGTTACAAGAACGGATTACCTCCACTACAGAGGGTTCCATCACTTCGATTCAAGCGGTATATGTCCCTGCGGATGACTTAACTGACCCCGCACCTGCAACTACCTTTGCTCACTTGGATGGAACAACAGTATTATCTCGTGGTTTGGCTTCTAAGGGTATTTATCCCGCAGTTGACCCCCTCGATTCTACTTCCACCATGTTGCAGCCGGAAATTGTCGGTGATGATCACTACAATACTGCTCGTGCTGTACAGTCAACTCTGCAACGTTATAAAGAACTTCAGGACATTATCGCTATTCTCGGTCTGGATGAATTGTCTGAAGAAGATCGTCTGATAGTAGCACGGGCGCGGAAGGTTGAACGCTTCTTGTCTCAGCCATTCTTCGTAGCGGAAGTATTTACCGGTTCTCCTGGTAAGTATGTGAAGTTGGAAGATACCATCAAGGGCTTTAAAATGATTTTGTCTGGTGAATTGGATGCTTTACCAGAGCAAGCTTTTTACTTGGTGGGCGACATTAACGAAGCGATCGCTAAAGGCGAAAAGCTTAAGGGTTAG
- a CDS encoding cysteine desulfurase family protein, producing MQIYLDYSATTPTRPEAIAAMQTVLNQQWGNPSSLHEWGQRAATIVEQARIQVAGLINAAHPESIIFTAGGTEANNLAIMGIARLYSVPQHIIISQIEHSAISEPARLLEMWGWEVTRLGVDAKGRINPQDLKAALQDNTVLVSVIYGQSEIGTVQAIAELGDITRQHGVLFHTDAVQAAGRVPIDVQKLSVDLLSLSSHKIYGPQGAGALYVRPNIELVPLLGGGGQEMGLRSGTQAVPAIAGFGIAAELATVELLSEIPRLMKLRDRLFSHLADIPGLIPTGDLEQRLPHHVSFCLEKADGKKLSGKALVRQMNLAGIGISAGSACHSGKLSPSPILLAMGYPESAALGGVRLTLGRDTTEADVDWAAMVFKQVLQRLIC from the coding sequence ATGCAAATATATTTAGATTACAGCGCTACTACTCCCACTCGTCCAGAAGCGATCGCAGCTATGCAGACAGTCCTCAATCAACAATGGGGCAATCCTTCTAGTTTACATGAGTGGGGACAACGCGCCGCCACAATTGTCGAACAAGCGAGAATCCAAGTGGCGGGTTTAATTAATGCTGCTCATCCAGAATCGATTATTTTTACTGCTGGTGGTACTGAAGCCAATAATTTAGCAATTATGGGTATTGCCAGATTATACTCTGTACCTCAACACATAATTATTTCCCAGATTGAACATTCTGCTATTTCTGAACCAGCGCGGTTGTTGGAAATGTGGGGTTGGGAAGTGACGCGTTTGGGTGTAGATGCTAAAGGTAGAATTAACCCCCAGGATTTAAAAGCAGCGTTGCAAGATAACACTGTTTTAGTGTCGGTGATTTATGGACAAAGTGAAATCGGTACAGTCCAAGCAATTGCTGAATTGGGAGATATTACCCGACAGCATGGTGTTTTATTTCACACAGATGCGGTGCAAGCTGCGGGACGTGTACCGATAGATGTGCAGAAATTGTCAGTAGATTTACTCAGCCTTTCCAGCCATAAGATATATGGTCCCCAAGGGGCTGGGGCTTTGTATGTGCGTCCTAATATCGAATTAGTACCTTTGTTAGGTGGTGGTGGACAAGAAATGGGATTGCGTTCGGGGACTCAAGCTGTACCTGCGATCGCTGGTTTTGGAATTGCAGCCGAATTAGCCACGGTAGAATTACTGAGTGAAATACCCCGGTTGATGAAGTTGCGCGATCGCCTATTTTCTCACTTAGCAGATATTCCTGGTTTAATTCCTACAGGCGATTTAGAACAGCGTTTACCTCACCATGTCAGTTTCTGTTTAGAAAAAGCTGATGGTAAAAAACTCAGTGGTAAAGCTTTGGTAAGACAAATGAATCTGGCTGGTATTGGGATTAGTGCTGGTTCTGCTTGTCACAGTGGTAAACTTAGCCCTAGTCCTATACTCTTAGCTATGGGTTATCCAGAATCAGCCGCTTTGGGAGGGGTGCGCTTGACTTTGGGGCGTGATACTACGGAGGCTGACGTTGATTGGGCGGCGATGGTGTTTAAGCAAGTTTTGCAGAGGCTGATCTGCTGA
- a CDS encoding transaldolase has protein sequence MSKTLLEQLRQMTVVVADTGDIKAIEKFTPQDATTNPSLITAAAQMPEYQEIVDQTLLQAKKDAGAAASQADIVTLAFDRLAVAFGLKILQIIPGRVSTEVDARLSFDTEATVTKGRELIAQYKAAGVDRDRVLIKIATTWEGIRAAEILEKEGIHCNLTLLFGLHQAIACAEAGVTLISPFVGRILDWYKKDTGRDSYPAAEDPGVLSVTTVYNYYKKFGHKTEVMGASFRNIGEITELAGCDLLTISPGLLAELQATEGELPRKLDPAKVANMEIKKISVDKATYDKMHAADRMASDKLAEGIDGFTKALVALEKLLAERLAKLESEAIASR, from the coding sequence ATGTCTAAAACTTTACTAGAACAATTACGCCAAATGACCGTTGTGGTGGCGGATACAGGGGATATTAAGGCGATTGAGAAGTTTACACCCCAAGATGCTACTACTAATCCTTCTCTGATTACGGCGGCGGCACAGATGCCGGAATATCAGGAAATTGTTGATCAAACTTTACTCCAAGCGAAGAAAGATGCTGGTGCTGCTGCTAGTCAAGCAGATATCGTAACTTTGGCTTTTGACCGTTTAGCAGTGGCTTTCGGTTTGAAGATTTTACAAATTATTCCTGGTCGTGTTTCTACAGAAGTAGATGCTCGCTTGTCTTTTGATACAGAAGCTACTGTGACCAAAGGCAGAGAATTGATTGCTCAGTACAAGGCGGCTGGTGTTGATCGCGATCGCGTCTTAATTAAAATTGCCACCACTTGGGAAGGCATCCGCGCTGCGGAAATTCTGGAGAAAGAAGGTATTCATTGTAACTTAACATTATTGTTTGGTCTTCACCAAGCGATCGCCTGTGCAGAAGCCGGCGTTACCTTAATTTCTCCCTTCGTCGGTCGGATTCTCGACTGGTACAAAAAAGATACTGGACGCGATAGCTATCCAGCCGCCGAAGATCCAGGTGTATTGTCTGTCACCACAGTCTACAACTACTACAAAAAATTCGGACATAAAACCGAAGTTATGGGAGCTAGCTTCCGCAACATTGGCGAAATTACCGAACTAGCTGGTTGTGACCTGCTAACCATTTCTCCAGGACTATTGGCAGAATTGCAAGCAACTGAGGGAGAATTGCCACGCAAACTTGATCCTGCTAAAGTAGCAAACATGGAAATCAAAAAGATATCCGTTGATAAAGCTACCTATGATAAGATGCACGCTGCTGACCGCATGGCATCTGACAAACTAGCAGAAGGTATCGATGGCTTTACCAAAGCATTAGTTGCTCTAGAAAAACTATTAGCAGAGCGACTAGCGAAACTTGAGAGTGAAGCGATCGCCAGCCGTTAA
- a CDS encoding choice-of-anchor L family PEP-CTERM protein yields the protein MNSLSKFLSRSAFTLVSLGIAAVPAHALNITTTGDPNDLVNTILGGGITLSNATYTGAPDASGTFINGLSSGIGIDRGIILTTGFATRLATGTVTPLPEEPGVDFFDVFYDPLGEDNLATGDDDLSNLIGQDTINASVLEFDFISETGDLFINYVFASQEYPIFVNSRFNDLFAFFLEGENLERINIALIPGTTTPVSINTVNNGNPNPQRPNDNTVATNPEFFNNNNTGNFNNGFNGFTEVFTAQATGLVPGDTYKIKLAIADVFDQFFDSAVFIESGSFSDTPVEPELPVTPETPVTSVPEPTTILGLLALGAFGISTDLKRKQKHKAVSTF from the coding sequence ATGAACTCATTGAGCAAATTTTTGTCACGCAGCGCATTCACATTAGTAAGTTTAGGTATAGCCGCAGTTCCTGCTCACGCTCTTAATATCACTACAACTGGCGACCCTAACGATTTAGTTAACACCATTTTGGGCGGGGGGATAACTCTTTCAAATGCTACATACACAGGCGCACCTGATGCATCCGGTACCTTCATCAACGGCTTGTCTTCAGGAATTGGCATAGACCGAGGTATAATTCTCACCACTGGTTTTGCTACCAGACTAGCAACCGGAACAGTTACACCCCTTCCTGAAGAACCAGGAGTAGACTTTTTCGACGTTTTCTACGATCCGTTAGGAGAAGATAACCTAGCTACAGGAGATGATGATTTAAGCAACTTGATTGGTCAAGATACCATTAATGCATCTGTTCTCGAATTTGATTTTATCTCAGAAACCGGCGATCTTTTTATCAACTACGTTTTTGCATCACAAGAATACCCCATATTTGTCAATAGTCGGTTTAATGATCTATTTGCTTTCTTCTTGGAGGGGGAAAATTTGGAGAGGATAAATATTGCCTTAATCCCTGGAACTACCACCCCAGTTTCCATAAATACCGTTAATAATGGTAACCCAAATCCACAAAGACCAAATGATAATACTGTGGCTACCAACCCTGAATTTTTCAACAACAACAACACAGGGAATTTCAATAATGGATTTAACGGTTTTACCGAAGTATTCACTGCTCAAGCCACAGGACTAGTTCCCGGTGATACCTATAAAATTAAACTGGCCATTGCAGATGTATTTGATCAATTTTTTGATTCTGCTGTGTTTATTGAATCTGGTAGCTTCTCTGACACTCCCGTAGAGCCGGAACTTCCAGTCACTCCAGAGACTCCAGTAACAAGTGTTCCAGAACCAACTACTATCTTAGGTCTCTTGGCATTGGGTGCTTTTGGTATAAGTACCGATTTGAAGCGCAAACAAAAACACAAAGCCGTTTCCACCTTCTAA
- a CDS encoding PEP-CTERM sorting domain-containing protein: MNTCTKAKYKPSLSKSLGLAVMATVLSLSSIQAAYAAAVRPGLFDTNTVPRNDDQSTDLVDLGFTANFFGLEFDQAYVNNNGNITFDQPLVTYTPFDLTSTGTQIIAAFFADVDTRNLGSNGVTYGTGIVDGFNAFGVNYIDVGYYNQKVDKLNSFQLVLIDRSDTGAGNFDIEFNYDKTEWETGDVSGGTGGLGGNSARVGFSNGTGDAGSFFELDGSAVNGAFLDDGPNSLIANRLNSTVDGRYIFTARGGTIITPVPRPTSVPEPTTILGLLAFGAFGATTALKRKQQYKTVF; this comes from the coding sequence ATGAACACTTGCACAAAAGCAAAATATAAACCGAGCCTCAGCAAAAGTCTAGGACTAGCAGTAATGGCAACTGTCCTGAGTCTTAGCTCTATTCAAGCTGCTTATGCAGCAGCAGTCAGACCAGGGTTGTTTGATACCAACACAGTACCACGTAATGATGATCAGTCCACTGACCTAGTGGATCTCGGCTTTACAGCCAACTTTTTTGGTCTAGAATTTGACCAAGCTTACGTTAACAATAACGGTAACATTACATTTGATCAACCCTTGGTCACATATACTCCCTTTGACCTTACCAGCACTGGAACACAAATTATTGCAGCATTCTTCGCTGATGTGGACACTCGTAACTTGGGTTCAAACGGAGTGACCTACGGTACAGGTATTGTGGATGGTTTTAATGCCTTTGGGGTTAACTATATTGACGTTGGCTACTATAACCAAAAAGTAGACAAACTGAACAGTTTTCAGCTAGTGTTGATTGATCGTTCTGATACTGGCGCGGGCAACTTTGATATAGAATTCAACTACGACAAGACTGAGTGGGAAACTGGTGATGTTTCTGGAGGTACTGGTGGCTTAGGCGGTAACTCTGCTCGCGTTGGCTTTTCTAATGGTACTGGTGACGCGGGTAGCTTCTTCGAGTTAGATGGGTCAGCAGTTAATGGTGCTTTTCTCGATGATGGACCAAATAGTTTGATTGCCAATAGATTGAACAGTACCGTCGATGGTCGATATATCTTCACTGCTAGAGGAGGTACAATCATCACACCTGTTCCTCGACCAACTTCTGTTCCTGAACCAACCACTATCTTGGGTCTCTTGGCATTTGGTGCGTTTGGTGCTACTACAGCGTTGAAGCGCAAACAACAATACAAAACTGTTTTCTAA
- a CDS encoding acetate kinase, which yields MKVLVLNAGSSSQKSCLYEIADNCLPTVAPQPLWSGKVNWTQDRGVAEIEVKTATGETLQESIYGDSRRAHVAYMLYTLTRGATKVIEHLSEIDMVGHRVVHGGQEYRKSVVITEDVKQTISRLSSLAPAHNPAALEGIEAIEQSLGDVTQVAVFDTGFHATLPDAAAIYPGPYEWVEQGIRRYGFHGISHQYCSNRAAQILNRDLASLRLITCHLGNGCSLAAIKNGRSVDTTMGFTPLDGLMMGSRSGSIDPGILIYLLRQSNYSAERLDYALNKGSGLRGISGVSSDLPQVIAAIAEGNYRAQLAWDMYVHHLRSGIGSMLASLGGLDALVFTAGIGEKSPGIRQAACEAFGFLGLKIDPSKNQQHPIDEDIATANSSVRVLVIRTQEDWAIAQQCWQLMQKK from the coding sequence ATGAAAGTATTAGTTTTAAATGCTGGATCTAGTAGCCAAAAAAGTTGTCTGTATGAAATTGCAGATAATTGTTTACCCACGGTCGCACCCCAGCCTCTGTGGTCAGGTAAAGTTAACTGGACTCAAGACCGGGGTGTGGCAGAAATTGAGGTAAAAACAGCTACGGGTGAAACCCTGCAAGAATCCATTTATGGCGACTCGCGACGCGCACACGTTGCTTATATGCTTTATACCCTGACTCGTGGTGCTACCAAGGTAATCGAACATCTTTCAGAAATCGATATGGTGGGGCATCGTGTAGTACATGGTGGTCAGGAATACAGAAAGAGTGTGGTAATCACTGAAGATGTGAAACAGACTATATCCAGATTATCTAGTCTAGCGCCAGCACATAATCCAGCCGCTTTAGAAGGTATAGAAGCCATTGAGCAAAGCTTGGGAGATGTCACCCAAGTAGCAGTATTTGATACCGGATTTCATGCCACTCTCCCTGATGCCGCAGCCATCTATCCTGGTCCCTATGAATGGGTAGAGCAAGGTATTCGCCGCTACGGCTTTCATGGTATCAGTCATCAATACTGCTCAAATCGTGCGGCTCAAATCCTCAACCGAGATTTAGCATCCCTGCGCTTAATTACCTGTCATTTAGGCAATGGTTGCTCCTTAGCAGCGATTAAAAATGGACGCAGTGTTGATACTACGATGGGATTCACTCCCCTGGATGGGTTGATGATGGGTAGCCGTTCTGGTTCCATTGATCCAGGAATATTAATTTATTTATTGCGCCAATCGAATTACTCTGCGGAAAGGCTAGACTATGCATTAAATAAAGGTTCTGGCTTACGAGGAATTTCGGGAGTATCCAGCGACTTACCCCAAGTCATAGCGGCGATCGCCGAAGGGAATTATCGCGCTCAACTAGCTTGGGATATGTATGTGCATCACTTACGCTCTGGTATTGGCTCCATGCTAGCCAGCTTAGGCGGATTAGATGCTTTAGTATTCACCGCAGGTATCGGGGAAAAATCCCCAGGAATACGCCAAGCAGCCTGCGAAGCCTTTGGATTTTTGGGCTTAAAAATTGACCCCTCAAAAAATCAACAACACCCGATTGATGAAGATATAGCCACAGCTAACTCATCTGTGCGCGTATTAGTAATTCGGACTCAAGAAGATTGGGCGATCGCCCAACAATGTTGGCAACTCATGCAAAAAAAATAA
- a CDS encoding choice-of-anchor L family PEP-CTERM protein: protein MNSLTKLLSHSAFTLVGLGLATVPAHAALIITPNNDANALATGIFDSVVAIDNPIYSGANIASGTFIDDLNIFGFATPGNVGQGIVLSTGNALLADSRPENQVIRGNNPPGTNSNLPGAPELNALIPGGTFDAASLQFDFFSPTDTVEFRYILASEEYPAQGGSFGDIFGFFLNGTAANNNIALIPNSEIPVSVNTINANINPQLFRDNISDNLNIGYTGLTEVLTARATGLVPGSINSLRLVLADTGDGFGDSAVFIEAGVFSGGPVDPVDPVDPVDPVDPVDPVDPVDPVDPVDPVQSVPEPTTILGLLALGAFGATTEMKRKQQQKAIGRV, encoded by the coding sequence ATGAACTCATTGACAAAACTTTTGTCACACAGCGCATTCACATTGGTAGGTTTAGGTTTAGCCACAGTTCCGGCTCACGCTGCCCTGATAATCACTCCAAATAACGACGCTAACGCTTTAGCTACCGGAATTTTTGATAGTGTTGTCGCAATTGATAATCCTATCTACAGTGGTGCAAATATCGCTTCTGGTACTTTCATCGACGATCTAAATATATTTGGATTTGCCACACCGGGAAACGTCGGTCAGGGTATAGTTTTGAGTACTGGTAACGCTCTACTTGCTGACTCTAGACCGGAAAATCAAGTGATTCGTGGCAATAACCCCCCAGGAACGAACAGCAATTTGCCAGGAGCGCCTGAGTTAAACGCGTTGATTCCTGGAGGAACATTCGATGCTGCTTCTCTCCAATTCGATTTTTTCTCACCGACAGATACAGTTGAATTCAGATATATTCTGGCATCAGAAGAATACCCCGCCCAGGGAGGTAGTTTCGGTGATATATTTGGTTTCTTCTTGAATGGGACCGCCGCAAACAACAATATTGCCTTAATCCCAAACAGTGAGATACCAGTTTCGGTAAATACTATTAACGCTAATATAAACCCTCAGCTTTTCAGAGACAACATATCAGACAATTTAAACATTGGATATACTGGTTTGACCGAAGTGTTAACCGCTAGAGCCACAGGACTAGTTCCCGGCAGTATCAATTCACTTCGACTAGTACTTGCAGATACAGGTGATGGCTTTGGCGATTCTGCTGTGTTTATTGAAGCTGGTGTTTTCTCAGGCGGACCAGTAGACCCAGTAGACCCAGTAGACCCAGTAGACCCAGTAGACCCAGTAGACCCAGTAGACCCAGTAGACCCAGTAGACCCAGTAGACCCAGTACAAAGTGTTCCTGAACCAACGACTATTTTGGGTCTCTTGGCATTGGGTGCTTTTGGTGCTACTACCGAGATGAAGCGCAAACAACAACAGAAAGCTATTGGTCGCGTGTAA
- the atpC gene encoding ATP synthase F1 subunit epsilon, with protein MTLTVRVVSPDKTVWDAVAEEVVLPSTTGQLGILSGHAPMLTALDTGVMRVRASKNEDWQAIALWGGFAEVEEDEVTILVNGAERGDAIKLEDARAAFNQAQTRLSQVTPGEKQAQIQATQAFKRARARFQAAGGSV; from the coding sequence ATGACTCTTACCGTTCGTGTAGTTTCCCCAGATAAAACAGTATGGGATGCTGTAGCTGAGGAAGTAGTTCTACCTAGCACTACTGGTCAGTTAGGTATCCTCAGTGGACACGCGCCGATGTTGACGGCTTTGGATACAGGTGTGATGCGCGTCCGTGCTAGCAAAAACGAAGATTGGCAAGCGATCGCCTTATGGGGTGGCTTTGCTGAAGTTGAAGAAGATGAAGTGACCATTCTGGTGAATGGTGCTGAACGTGGCGACGCTATTAAACTTGAAGATGCTCGTGCTGCTTTCAATCAAGCACAAACACGTCTCAGTCAAGTGACTCCAGGCGAAAAGCAAGCGCAAATTCAGGCGACTCAAGCTTTCAAACGCGCCCGCGCTCGCTTCCAAGCGGCTGGCGGTTCTGTCTAA
- a CDS encoding phospholipase D-like domain-containing protein yields the protein MQIFPPRKYFLIFFLIFAIVACQKAQSQNQLLAALPQDPLVQVYFNHSQASEYKEPYRQQTRLGDNLEQQIIDAISQAKSTVDVAIQELRLPKISQALAQRQKAGVKVRVILEDNYSRPLSSLTPAEVQKLAPREKARYQDFRDFVDLNKDNQLSPEEINQRDALIILNNAKIPWIDDRADGSAGSNLMHHKFVIVDNRWVIKTSANFTLSDIHGDYTNLSSLGNANNFLKIDSPELAVLFTEEFNIMWGDGPGGKPDSRFGLQKPMRSPKNITLGKTKITVHFSPTSQTQPWQKSSNGLMGKTLDSASKSIDMALFVFSEQRLANILKTRHQKNVSIRALIDSQFAYRDYSDAMDMMGVALSNNCKYDVDNNPWQNPLTTVGVPTLAKGDLLHHKFGVIDQQTVITGSHNWSKAANNGNDEALLIVENPIIAAHYVREFARLYDDAKLGLPPSVQEKIAAEKKQCPQIISQTSSKSPEIKPVNINTATVEELVTLPGIGKQLAQKIIVARQQQKFTSLQDLSRVSGISTRMTEQWRDRLVW from the coding sequence GTGCAGATTTTTCCGCCCCGAAAATATTTTCTGATCTTTTTTCTGATTTTCGCCATAGTTGCTTGTCAAAAAGCCCAATCCCAAAATCAGCTTCTAGCAGCTTTACCACAAGATCCCTTAGTTCAAGTTTACTTTAACCATTCCCAGGCTTCAGAATACAAAGAACCTTACCGTCAGCAAACTCGCCTGGGGGATAACTTGGAACAACAGATTATTGATGCTATTTCTCAAGCTAAAAGCACAGTGGATGTAGCCATTCAAGAATTACGTTTACCTAAAATTTCCCAAGCACTAGCCCAGAGACAAAAAGCGGGTGTGAAAGTGAGGGTAATTTTAGAAGATAATTACAGTCGCCCTTTGAGTAGTTTAACACCTGCTGAGGTACAAAAGTTAGCGCCTAGAGAAAAAGCCCGTTATCAAGACTTTCGTGATTTTGTAGACTTGAACAAAGATAATCAACTCAGCCCAGAAGAAATCAATCAACGAGATGCTTTAATTATTTTAAATAATGCCAAAATTCCCTGGATAGATGATCGGGCTGATGGTTCAGCCGGTAGTAATTTGATGCATCACAAATTTGTGATTGTGGATAATCGTTGGGTAATTAAAACTTCGGCTAATTTTACTTTGAGTGATATTCACGGCGATTATACAAATCTTAGCAGTTTAGGCAATGCCAATAATTTTTTAAAGATTGATAGCCCAGAATTAGCCGTTTTATTTACCGAAGAGTTTAATATTATGTGGGGTGATGGTCCAGGAGGTAAGCCAGATAGTAGATTCGGCTTGCAAAAACCAATGCGATCGCCTAAAAATATTACATTAGGTAAAACTAAAATTACAGTCCATTTTTCCCCTACTTCCCAGACGCAACCTTGGCAGAAATCTAGTAATGGTTTGATGGGAAAAACTTTAGATTCTGCAAGCAAATCTATTGATATGGCCTTGTTTGTTTTTTCGGAACAGCGTCTGGCTAATATTCTCAAAACCCGCCATCAAAAAAATGTTTCCATCCGAGCTTTGATTGACTCACAATTTGCCTATCGTGATTATAGCGACGCTATGGATATGATGGGAGTGGCGTTGAGTAATAATTGTAAATATGACGTAGATAACAATCCTTGGCAAAATCCTCTAACTACTGTCGGTGTACCTACCTTAGCTAAAGGTGATTTATTGCATCATAAATTTGGCGTAATTGATCAACAAACCGTAATTACAGGTTCTCATAATTGGTCAAAAGCTGCCAATAATGGTAACGATGAAGCACTATTAATAGTGGAAAATCCGATAATTGCAGCCCATTATGTGCGTGAGTTTGCCCGTCTTTATGACGATGCTAAACTTGGTTTACCCCCATCAGTTCAAGAAAAAATTGCCGCAGAAAAAAAACAGTGTCCTCAGATAATCAGTCAGACATCCAGCAAGTCTCCAGAAATTAAACCAGTAAATATCAATACAGCAACTGTAGAAGAATTGGTAACGCTTCCGGGAATAGGTAAGCAATTAGCGCAAAAAATCATAGTTGCTCGTCAGCAGCAAAAGTTTACATCTCTCCAAGATTTAAGCAGAGTTTCAGGTATTAGTACCAGGATGACAGAACAATGGCGCGATCGCCTGGTTTGGTGA